The Flavobacterium psychrotrophum region AAGCTACCGCTCAGAAAGAGTGGATCGTTGTTGATGCTGAAGGGCATAATCTGGGCCGTTTTGCTTCTAAAGTTGCGATGCTTTTAAGAGGTAAATACAAAACAAATTATACCCCGCACGTTGACTGTGGTGATAACGTAATTGTTATCAACGCAGAAAAGATCAACCTTACAGGTAACAAACTGGAGGACAAAACGTATATCCGCCACACAGGTTACCCTGGAGGACAAAGGATCCTTGCTGCTAAAATTGTTAAGGCAAAAAATCCTTCAATCTTAGTAGAGAAAGCCGTAAAAGGTATGCTACCTAAAAACAAATTAGGCGCGCAACTTTTCCGCAACCTGAATGTATATGCAGGAGCTGACCACAAACATGAGGCGCAGACTCCTAAAACCGTTAACTTAAACGACCTAAAGTAAGATGGCGACAATCCACAAAATTGGCAGGAGAAAAACTGCTGTTGCCCGTATTTACCTGACTGAAGGCTCAGGAAAAATCACGGTTAACAAGAAAGACCTTGAAGTATACTTCCCTACAGCTACACTACAGTACAAAGTACGCCAGCCGCTTAGCCTGACTAACACAGCTGAAAACTTTGACGTAAAAGTAAATGTATATGGTGGTGGTATTACAGGACAGGCAGAAGCTGTAAGGATGGCAATTGCACGCGCTATGTGTGAAGTTGATGCTGAAAACAGGCTAATCCTTAAACCAGAAGGCCTATTAACAAGGGATCCTCGTATGGTAGAACGTAAGAAATTCGGCCAGAAGAAAGCCCGTAAGAGATTCCAGTTCTCTAAACGTTAATATGTTTATTGGGATTTTATCCCGAACTGTTTATTATTATTATTTAAAACTAAGTTGTTGTTGCCCCGCCGAGGTGAGGGGTTAGTTTAGCATCTAAATGGGCAAGGCCGTTAATTCGCCACTTACTCATTGCGCTTACTCAACAGAACGTAAACTATTACAAAAATGGCAAATAAAGTAGAAGTTAAAGACTTACTGGAAGCAGGTGTTCACTTTGGACACATGACCAGAAAATGGGATCCGAATATGGCTCCTTACATATACATGGAGCGTAATGGTATACACATTATCAACCTGTATAAAACTGCAGCTAAAATAGAAGAGGCTAACGAAGCTCTTAAAAAAATAGCTGCTTCAGGCCGAAAAATCCTTTTCGTTGCCACAAAAAAACAAGCAAAAGACATCGTTGCTGAAAAAGCAGCTGCCGCTAACATGCCATACATCACTGAAAGGTGGCCTGGTGGTATGCTTACTAACTTCATCACTATCCGTAAAGCTGTTAAGAAAATGGCTTCTATTGATAAAATGAAGAAAGACGGTACATTCATGACGCTTTCTAAGAAAGAGCGCCTTCAGGTAGATCGTCTACGTGCTAAGCTTGAAAAAAACCTTGGTTCTATTGCTGACATGACAAGGCTACCGGCTGCGTTATTTGTTGTAGACATCAAGGCAGAACATATCGCAGTAAAAGAAGCTCAGAAATTAAACATTCCGGTTTTCGCAATGGTAGATACCAACTCTGACCCACGTCAGGTTGATTATGTTATCCCTGCAAATGATGATGCTTCTAAATCAATAGACAAAATTTTATCTTTAGTAACAGGCGCTGTTGTTGAAGGTCTTGCTGACAGGAAATCTGACAAAGATGACTTCCAGGATGCTCCTGCAGGCGAGGTTGAAACTACAGAAGCTGAGGCTCCTGCAGTAGAAGCTCCGGCAGCTACAACTGAAGAATAAGTTAACATTACAGTAAAGCCGTTGTGCGGGGTGATGTTTACTTTTGTAGCATTATCTGTATAACGGCTTTATATTTTTTTTCAAACATCAAATAAATACAACTTTAAAATGGCAAATATTACTGCTGCAGACGTTAATAAACTAAGGACCATTACCGGTGCCGGTATGATGGACTGCAAAAAAGCACTTGTTGAAGCTGAAGGAGATTTTGACAAAGCTATCGAAAACCTACGTAAAAAAGGACAAAAAGTAGCTGCTAACAGAGCTGACCGTGAGTCTACTGAAGGTGCGGTTCTGGCTGTTGTTAACGCTGACAAAACTGAAGGTGTTGTTATATCTGTTAACTGTGAGACTGACTTCGTTGCTAAAAACGAATCTTACGTTAAACTTGCTACAGAACTTGCTAACCTTGCCCTTAACTTTAATACTAAAGAAGAGCTTCTTGCTGCTGACTTTAACGGTATTACTGTTGAAGAAAAACTTACTGAGCAAACTGGTGTAATTGGAGAGAAAATAGAAATAGGTTCTTTCGAAAAACTTCAGGGTGCATTTGTAGGATCTTACATCCACGCTGGTAACAGGATCGCTACACTTGTTAGCCTTTCTGCTAACGTAGAAGGTGCTGAAGATGCTGCACGTAACGTAGCTATGCAGGCTGCCGCTATGGCTCCTATAGCACTTAACGAAGATGGTGTTGATGCTGCTGTAGTTGAAAAAGAAATCGAAATTGCTAAAGATGTACTTCGTCAGGAAGGCAAGCCGGAAGCTATGCTAGATAACATTGCTAAAGGTAAACTAGGCCGTTTCTTTAAAGACAATACACTTGTTAACCAGGATTACATTAAAGACAACAAACTTAGCGTTAGCGAGTATGTTAAGTCGGTAGATGCAGGTCTTGTAGTTACAGGCTTCAAAAGGGTTGCACTTGCTTAATTAGCACAACTTTTTTATAATATTAAAATCCCGCCTTTTTTAAAAGGGCGGGATTTTTCATTTGAGCAGAATTGGATATTTAAAACCCATACATACCACCCGATACAGAAATTTGCTCGCCTGTAATCCAGGCTGAATCATCTGAGGCCAGAAACACGGCAGCCTTAGCAATATCATCCGGCTGGCCCCTGCGCCCAAGCGGTGTATGTGCAATAAACATTGTTTCATACTCACTGCCCGTAGTAACACCCGCACTACGCGCACCTTCTGTTTCTGTAGCACCGGGCAAAATAGAATTGACACGAATGTTTTTTGCCCCCAGTTCTTTCGATAAAGAAACTGTTACCGCATCTAATGCAGCCTTAGTTGCAGAATACAACGACGCTTCCGGAAGCGGCATTTTGCTCGCACCAGAACTGATATTGATGATATTACCACCCTTATCTCCAAACAAACTTAAAGATGCCTGGATGGCCAGTATAGCCCCCAACACATTAACATTAAAATGCTGATGAAAAATTTCAGCCGATATCTGTTCAATAGGCGTATAACCCTGGTAAGCCGCGTTATTTACCAATACA contains the following coding sequences:
- the rpsB gene encoding 30S ribosomal protein S2, with amino-acid sequence MANKVEVKDLLEAGVHFGHMTRKWDPNMAPYIYMERNGIHIINLYKTAAKIEEANEALKKIAASGRKILFVATKKQAKDIVAEKAAAANMPYITERWPGGMLTNFITIRKAVKKMASIDKMKKDGTFMTLSKKERLQVDRLRAKLEKNLGSIADMTRLPAALFVVDIKAEHIAVKEAQKLNIPVFAMVDTNSDPRQVDYVIPANDDASKSIDKILSLVTGAVVEGLADRKSDKDDFQDAPAGEVETTEAEAPAVEAPAATTEE
- the tsf gene encoding translation elongation factor Ts — translated: MANITAADVNKLRTITGAGMMDCKKALVEAEGDFDKAIENLRKKGQKVAANRADRESTEGAVLAVVNADKTEGVVISVNCETDFVAKNESYVKLATELANLALNFNTKEELLAADFNGITVEEKLTEQTGVIGEKIEIGSFEKLQGAFVGSYIHAGNRIATLVSLSANVEGAEDAARNVAMQAAAMAPIALNEDGVDAAVVEKEIEIAKDVLRQEGKPEAMLDNIAKGKLGRFFKDNTLVNQDYIKDNKLSVSEYVKSVDAGLVVTGFKRVALA
- the rplM gene encoding 50S ribosomal protein L13; translated protein: MNTLSYKTVSANKATAQKEWIVVDAEGHNLGRFASKVAMLLRGKYKTNYTPHVDCGDNVIVINAEKINLTGNKLEDKTYIRHTGYPGGQRILAAKIVKAKNPSILVEKAVKGMLPKNKLGAQLFRNLNVYAGADHKHEAQTPKTVNLNDLK
- the rpsI gene encoding 30S ribosomal protein S9: MATIHKIGRRKTAVARIYLTEGSGKITVNKKDLEVYFPTATLQYKVRQPLSLTNTAENFDVKVNVYGGGITGQAEAVRMAIARAMCEVDAENRLILKPEGLLTRDPRMVERKKFGQKKARKRFQFSKR
- a CDS encoding SDR family NAD(P)-dependent oxidoreductase, with translation MNRLNNKVAVVTGASKGIGAAIAKYFAAEGAKVVVNYASSKEGADVVVKQVTDNGGVAIAVQADVSKEADITRLFKQTKQTFGTLDVLVNNAAYQGYTPIEQISAEIFHQHFNVNVLGAILAIQASLSLFGDKGGNIINISSGASKMPLPEASLYSATKAALDAVTVSLSKELGAKNIRVNSILPGATETEGARSAGVTTGSEYETMFIAHTPLGRRGQPDDIAKAAVFLASDDSAWITGEQISVSGGMYGF